The genomic segment ATGTGTTTGATTGTTAAAATTCGAAGCTCAAGTTGTTGATTTATTTTGTTCGCCTTTATTTCATGCCAAATTTAGTAAGAAAATGTCTGAAGTTGATCATCGCAAACCATTATAATCtgagggcaatttgcacgattgccctttgggggatggtctttagtttttgtccctcaaattgctgatttttaatttttgcccttcgcctaatatcccgaggttctgggtttgaaccccgaattaatcatacaaataaaaaaaaattagcaaggcaaggctttgcaaaaagttctgccttatgcggcagactttgcctgaagacataactaaaagtctgccggaaaGGGCAGAACTttgccttaagaaaaagtttctccttatgggacatacttttagttatgtcttaactaaaagtctgccccataaggcggaacttttctttaagacataactaaaagtttgccttacaaggcaaagtctatgccttaaggaaaagctCCGCCTTATGGAGCAGAGtttttgttatgccttaactaaaggTCTATCtcataaggcagaacttttccttaaggcataactaaaagtttgtcgTATAAAGCAAAGtctatgtcttgaggaaaagttctACCGTATGGGGTAGACTtttatttatgccttaaggcaaagcaTGCCGCATAAGGCAAAACTTTTTGCAAAGCcttaccttgcgattttttttgtttgttttttgttttactgAGTGGGGGTTTGAACACAGAACCTTAGGGTATTTTCGACCACCTTTTCAAGCTAAgggtaaaacttaaagaccgGCAATTTGAggaacaaaatttaaagatcaccccaaaagaaggtAATCCGTGCAAAAAGATGATAATCTGAAGCCTTTCCAAGCCCATAACTTCAATAAAAATAATGGGGCatatttgcaggattgtccttcgcttcgcttgggtggtctttaatttttacccctcaaattgatagtctttaacttttacccttaaggcagaatttgcatggacgctttttgcaaattctgccttacatGGGAAGAATTTTGCCTTAACCTTGCGAAATTCTGcattgcgatttttttttttgctgagctggttcgaacccacaacctcaggatattaagcgaagggcaaaacttaacgaccaccaatttgaagggaaaaaattaaagaccaccccaaatgaaggacaatccgcgcaaaaaaatgaaaataatgtctAAAGTTTGGCTTTGTGAAGTCCATAACTTCATACGAAAATGTCCGAATTTGGCCTTAGCAAATCATACCGAACTTTAGGTAAAAATGTCCGATAATTGACTTTCACAAGGCCACAATTCAGATAAAAATGTCCGAAATTTGTCAAATTTCTTACACGAATTTTTGCAACTTCAGTCGCGCCTGTCTCAAGTTGTCTCCGAAGTGGATAAACTTACAAAAATTTTCAACTTCGGATACAAATTAGATGGCGGTTCCAAAAGCAGGTATTTACTTCCCCCAACTTTGGGTGCCAATTGCCACGTGGAATTTGCCTGTGTGTACCTCTCTGGCTTTGGAAGTCCAGTAAGTTCAAGTCAACAAAGCCCAACATACAATATTTTCAGCCCAGATTTCCATTATTACTTACATGCtaaaattctgaaaaatattAAAGGATCCCACATTTTGGTTCACCTTACCCTCTCATCCTCTAATATCACATTGCACAAATGAATTTCTAAAAACCCAAAATCTGCTCTTATCTTCCCTCTCAAAGCTACTGGACTCTGCTAAATCCTAAAAAATCTTCATCTTCAATACCAAACTAATCAAAACCAGGTATATTTGTTCATATTAGTAATCAAGACATAAATCTTTAGTGTTAGGTTCCAAGTTTCATGGAACAACTCATGTTCATATTGTAGGAAAAAAATGGCATCTTTCCCACTTGTTTCAAATGACAGATTATTAATTACTCACAAGAAATGGAAACCCCATATTGGATGTAATTCTGAATCTTTAAGTAGTTTCAAGCATCAATCTTGTTCATTAACCAATTCATGTTTTACCTCAAATTTTGTGCCTTTATTGGGGTTGAGTAATAGTAGGTACAAGAAATGGAAACCCCATAATGGAAATTTTGAATCTTTAAGGTGTTTCAAGAATCAATCTTGCTCAGTCAGATTTTGTAAATACAAGAAATGGATGGTCCATTTTGGAAATTGTGACCCTTTTAGGAGATTAAAGAACCAATCTTGTTCATTATCCAATTCTTGTTTTACCTCAAGTAGTTATGTTCCTTTATTGGGGTTGAAGTATAGGTTTGTTAAATCCCAAATTAGGTCACTGGTAAATGAGAAGGGAGATATAGAAACCCATTCGAACAAAACAGAAAGGAACGATATTCGTAGGAAGTTTTCGTTGAGATTGAGACCAAGGTTAGTATTGTTGTCAAGAAGGTTAAAAAGGGTATCTGTTAAATCTATGTTAAATGATTTTGGGAAGTTTTTGAGAAAGAATACAAGAAGAGTGACACTATCAACTTCGATTTCCGTTGTATTGGGATTGTGTTATTTGTTTCTAAGATTGACAGCAACTACTTCTCCAAAGGTTGTTCCATATTCAGACTTGATTACAAACCTTCAAGGTGGAACCGTTACAAAGGTTCAGTTTGAGGAAGGGACACGTCGTATTTACTACAATACAAACTTGTGGAATCTTAAAAATGTTCAGACAGGTGAAGATAATGAAAGCACGGCCGTCATTGAGGAAAACAAAGATATTGATAGCAACAAAGGTGGAAGGAATGTATTCAGTAAAATATCGAAAGCCAAAGGTTCTAGTTCGGCCCCTTTATGGGAGTTTAGTACAAGGAAGATTGATCATGATGAAGGATATCTTCTTAGTTTAATGAGGGAAAAGGGAACAGCATATGGTTCAGCGCCGCAATCAGCGCTTATGTCAATGAGGAGCTTATTAATTACTATGTTATCTTTATGGATTCCTTTGACTCCTATAATGTGGCTTTTATATCGTCAGCTTTCGGCTGCCAATAGCCctgcaaaaaaaagaaagccaAGTAACCAGGTGGTTGGCTTTAATGATGTGGAGGGTGTGGATGGTGCAAAAGTGGAACTTATGGAGGTAAGCAGCCATTATTATGAACTGCATAGTTACTTTTAATTGGTATTTAGCGTGGGAGCAGTAGTAGTCCTTTTGTTACTTTATTCGATGATTTGTGATGCATTCAACTGGATTCATTTACAGTAGATGCtaattcaataccttcattctgaAGATTAAAACACATTTTTTCTTGGCTTAATACATCAACAGCCCCTTTaacatgccaagtaaatttcaTGTAGACACTCAAACTACGGCTTTTTCCAATTGAGCACCTGAACACATGTAAAGTGTTCCCATTAGACACTTTtagttcaaattttaatttctttttgcgCGTGTTCTGAAGCGTGTATTACGTAGTTTAGGACTGTAAATGTATTAAGACTTTTTTCTTTATCCAGCAAGCATAACTGGAGTTTTAATAGAAAGGGAACTTAGACGTTTGTGACTATTAGCCTTGAAAATTGCAACATTTAGTTTCTGataaaatgacttccctaaaaAAGAAATGGCTTCCCTCTTTGTTCAACTATAAATGTTGGTCCATCTTAACATGGTTATAcaaggttttcagtttcagccATTTCGGCTAACTAACACCATGGGCTTTGGCAGCTCCTTTCGCCGACTgaacaagaaattaaaaagatacACTTTTAGGGCTCCCTACATGTTTAAACAAAATCCTACTTCTTTCGGACCATATTGTCCAAAAAAGCACACAATGACAATGTTCTCCCGGCTTGAGTGTTTGCTTTAAACTTTCTCCCGCACCTCTCTCTGAGACCTAACTTTAGCTAAGCTTAAACCATTTTGAGCAACAAACTTTTAACAGGCAAGGAGAAAAATGTAAGCACCATGAGTTTTACAACAAGAGCTAGAAATTGAAGTCCCAGTCTTAGGAAATATCATTAACTTTAATAGCTTTCACATTTCTGCTGCTATATATTAAGAGAAAAGCTCACCTCCATATATTCCTACATATTCAGCCATACTGTATGCCTAAAGTTTCTACAAATTACTAATTGTGCCACTGAGGCAGCCCATCTCCCTCCCTTCTGTCTCTCTGCAGATCTTTTCTTTGATCCTGACTTGTACTTCACTAGTGATTAAACGAGTAATTTTCAAGATGATATTAATACAATAGCCTTTTAGGTTTAAGATTGTTGAATTAATTTCCTAAGATAAGGCGTCCACTTATTCCTCCTTCGATGAGAGGTAAACAGGGTCTTGTGCAGTTCATATGTACAAGCTAGTAAAAGATCTATCTTATTTCACCTAGTACCATTTTTATTCCTTATTGGAATGTGACAATTCATTTTCTTGTTTCTAGATAGTGTTGTGCCTGCAAGGAGCTATAAACTTCAGTAAACTAGGGGCGAAGTTACCAAGAGGTGTACTGCTTGTAGGTCCGCCAGGTACAGGAAAAACGCTACTAGCTCGTGCTGTCGCTGGAGAAGCAGGGGTACCCTTTTTCTCTGTTTCTGCTAGTGAATTTGTTGAAATGTTTGTTGGAAGAGGAGCAGCTCGCATTAGAGACCTTTTCAGCGTAGCAAGAAAGAATGCTCCTTCAATCATTTTCATTGATGAACTTGATGCTGTCGGAGGAAGGCGCGGCAGAAGTTTCAATGATGAAAGAGACCAAACTTTGAATCAGGTAATTGAAttgtttaaataaattttacagctttaggttttttcttttttcaaattacTGATACGAACAAATTATTCTAATTAAATTTCTGACTTTgcttaattattatattattccaACATCATATATGCTTgaatactattttcacttttttactttattaataaGATTTATTTgtctttaataaaaaaaaaaaaaagagacatatcataatatttaaaaagtaaaaacaaataAAGCCTGATAATTTAGAGGATAAAAGAGGTCTTTGGCCACCGGAAGTTTGAGAAATCTAGTTGAGTGACCTTCCGAGTGCTATAAGTAGAGTTGGGTGACTTTTTTGTtacaatcaaaaaaaaatatgacattACTAGATAATTTTGaatagttgagtgaccatttgATTAATGGACTCTAAATATTTGCTGCTTCATGAAAATAGGTTATGTTGGTTCAAAACATGTAGTTCTTGAAACTGGAAATTTATTAGAGTTACACTGCAATTCCTAATTCTGGATTTGATGAATGCTGCAGCCTTTGTTATGGCTaatagacttaaaaaaaaaaaaagggcacaTAGTTGTCCAAAAAAAGGCGATTGGCAAATGAATTGTCTTCTCTTCCAAGGACGCTTCGCTTCCATTTCACCGCCCAATTGATGATTTTCCTACCACCTATCTTAATGGTGTCAAAATTTTGTACGTGGCTCAACCACTGTCATTCATCAACCCAGCTATCATACAACATGGGATTCtctctttacaccaaaaaaataaatggaaCATTTTTGTCTTTCTCGCTGCTCTGAAATGATATCCTACTTCTTTCACCTTAAGTAATCCCAAAAAGACACAATGATGTTGTTTCCTCTCTTCCTTAAGTTTTGGCTATTAAAATCTCATCCCTCATTGCAACACTATTTTAGTGCTTTGGCATTCTAGATATTCTTCGACACTGCCTTCTTTCCCCCTCCTTTGTTTAACTCCATATAAAATTATCTTATTGTGAATTTCTTGCCATGGTTCACTTCCATATGGAATTCTAGTTCTGCATTTGGACTTTTAGTTTACAGAAACCAGAATTTTCTAAATAGTAAGCCATATTTATATCTTGTATTTAACTTGATTAATTTCTCCTTGTAGCAAAAGTTGATTTACTTTAGGTTATGAGGGTCAAACTGATAATTCGTGTTCCATTTAGttcaattttatgttttatgcATTATTTTATCTCATACTGGACAGGGTCAAATTGACAAACAACAAAATGATTGTTAGCCACACATTAACTACACGATTTTTTATTGGCTATTCTTCAAATACAAGATAGGTCTAATTTTTGGGATAGCAAGGGCAGTTAGGATGTAGGAGTACTAAAATTGATACTTATATTTCTTGGTTAGAATATGCACTTTTTGCCCTGAAAAAACTCGTCTGCTTTTCTAGTTGCTTACGGAGATGGATGGCTTTGATTCGGACTTGAGTATCATTGTAGTAGCTGCAACAAATAGACCAGAAGCTCTAGATCCAGCACTATGTCGGCCTGGACGCTTCTCGAGGAAAATCTTAGTGGGGGAACCAGATGAAGATGGAAGGAGAAAGATCCTGGCTGTACACTTAAGAGGAGTTCCCCTTGAGGAGGACCTGGATCTTGTCTGTAACCTGGTTGCATCTCTTACCCAGGGCCTTGTAGGCGCTGACCTTGCTAACATTGTTAATGAAGCTGCTTTACTTGCTGCTCGAAGAGGTTAGATTAAGACATATATTGCACTGATTACCATTGTTTCATTGCATTCGGAAGTGCTTAGCCTCTTCATGGTTGATGTTCGTAGCTAGCTAttttattactccctcctttttaatttatgtgtcttATTCCATGATTATCttattcttcaattttattACCACTGCTGTTTCTTTTACTTAggttatctttttatttatttatttattttaattattgtcaatacttttcttttctctagTATTTTCATCATAGCTTTTTTTACTCTTTTATGTTTTTCAAACCTGTTTTAGAACCGCTTTTCTTGAGCCAAGAGTCtctggaaacaacctctctaccttacACAAGGTACCCTCCCCAGATCCCACTTGTGGAtcacactaggtatgttgttggtgtagtttgactgggcatggagtttaagaaagtaaagaacacgtttgaatcttgtggtcttaaagaCTTAAACTGAAGATATGTATTATGTGTCAAAATGCCCTTTcttcttgtggtcttaaacatgtcatttgagatgttgaaattaaagagtatGCCAAATTAGGTAAGAGGcattctttttgaaacagactaaaaaggagaGTAAggcaaacaaattgaaacagagggagtacattATTGCGAATGTGTAAAATTGGTAGCTAGCTATTTATTCGTGATACATCAGTATGTGCTAAGTGCCCTTccatcttaaaaataaaacaaaataaaaggaacTAAAAAGGAGGGCCGGAAAGGGAATCAAAGTTGGCAGGACTGTTGTTTGATGAGTATTCAGTTCATTAACTTACTGCCCCGGATAGCTACTTACGAACGGGAGAATGTGTGATGTCACTTGTCTTGAAGCAAAAAACCATCACAAGTAGAGTGGCATGTCTTTTGCTTTTTTGATGAATCAAACATAGGTTATGACAGGCTTATATTTTTGTCTTATACCGAGTAAAATTATGCTGAATGTTGGGATGATTATCTGGTGAAAACTTGCATGTCCTTTTATTGCTTCATATTTTCTGTCACTTGCCCACCCCTGCACTGGGGCTCCTAGTTAGCAGGACTTTAATGTTTCTCTATTACAGCCAAGCACTTCTTCCTATAAATTTTGCTACTGTTTCCATTTACTTAGCATATATGTGGAGCCTTATTTATTTCCTCTCCTTACCAATCTTTTTTGTGCTCTTTTATGAGACGGTGTAGCACCGTTTCTTTTTGTACCATAAAAGAATGACATATTTGTATCTGTTTTACAAACCAAAAGATTGAATGGCGGAAGACCCTGTCATAACAATattacatttatattcatgttttaCAGGGGCTGATTGTGTGTCAAGGGAAGATATAATGGAAGCCATAGAAAGAGCAAAATTTGGGATTAATGACAAGCAATACAACCAAAGTACAATAGGCAAGGAACTGGAAAAACTGTTCCCTTGGGTTCCTTCTTTTATGAGGAGGAACAGTACCAGAAGTGATTCAATACAAGGACCTTTGGGGTATCAAACACTTAGCTGAGATGTAGGCTCTTAACCCTCATCTGTATAATGTTTTTCTTCGGCATGATTCATAGTGTAATGCAATGGAAAAAATGGTCAGTGATGATTCATATAGCTGACATcaacttgtttgggattgaGATATGTTGTTGTATCAAGAGTGTAATGCGGAAACTTATAGATGAAATTTTTGGCTATTGTTAACAGAGAGTTAATTGGATAAAGATTTTTTATTCTTGTATTAACGTcccttatttcttcttttttttttttgggggggggggggggggagggctTTCCTCAGAATCTCCTCTATCAATGCCACTTTCTTGTTCCTTGTTAACATCAACACAGATACTCATGCATGACTATAGGACTACATTTTTCTGCATCCCTGTTTTGATCCTTGATACCCATATTCTCAGTGGCCTCAGTTTGGCTTGAAACTTTGACTCCATCATCTTTCTCCTCAAGCTCCGCAGTATTTAGGAGGACATTTGAGATAGTGAAAGTTTGACCAATTTTTTTTGAGTTGGCCTTTTCGTTTGGAACAGGGGTTGTGAAGGGAGAGATGAATTTCTTTAGGGTTTGACTCTTGTGAGTCCTAAAGGGACCAGAAACCATGGGATTTGGTGGAGAAACAGATGAGTTTTGATCAATGGAGGTTGGTGCTTCTGAGGGTGATTCTAGCTTTTTGGGTATGATGGACTTGAATTTTCGGAGAATGGGAGAGAAGGGTTCATTTCTGGTATGATAGAAGGGGTGGAATCATATTGAGACATGGTCAATTTTGGAACAAAGACGACACATAAGAAAAACGTTACACAGAGATAGAATGTGAAGAATTTCAAGTAACGGAAGGGACAAAAGCTTTTGGCTTAAGAGAGAATGTAGAGAGACGATTCTGATAGGTCAATTTACTTATACGTTGGATCCGCTCAGAGAAGATGTATTGATTTGGCTCCAAATTAGAATTTTAGAAAAGAGAATTTAATGACATTGCACcttttgacaattaaaaaaaaacatataagtACTGAAAAGACCACTAACCTGAGTTACAGGGACCAGGTTCCTGGACATTTCCTTAAACAATAGACAAGAGATGCAATGTCACCAATGCCTATGATGTCCTGAAGAAGCCTTGTGTGTATACCTGTAATGACATAGAAGTGAGTTAGATACCACCAAAAAACACGTTTAGCATTGTACCTTTCTTTTTAACATAGCTAATCATTTAGGGAATTTTGATGAGGAGCAACTAGTTGAGCTTGATTAAGCCCAATTCCAAGCggtttctttcaaaattttcccTGCTCAGTGTCTTGGTGAAGATGTCTGTTGACTGGTCATTTATCTTGCAGAACTTCAAGTAGATCAATCCTTTTCAACATTATCCCTTTAGGAAATGATGTCTAACATCAATGTGTTCAGTCTTATTGTGTTGCAATGGATTTTGTCATATTAAGTGCACTTTGTATTATTACACCGTAAGGGCACACAGTCAATAAACACACCAAAAACCTCAAGCTGTTGTTTGTTCCATAACAATTGAGCACAATCAAGAGACAACAACCACATTGGAAAGAGCCACATAATTCTGTTCCTTTGTGACTTATGAGATCAAGCGTGTCTCCAGAACATGTACCATACATGTGCTCTTCCTATCAAACATCTAGCATAATCAGCATCAACATCTCCAGCCAAATCAGAATTACCTCCAGAGGATTGTAGAGGACCAGGTTCTGAGTCCTTTTGAGGTACCTCAAGATTCTCTTTGCGGCTTTCAACTGAGATTTCTTTGGACTTGATTGGAACCTTGCACACTCaacatatttcttcttctttccatgCCGAGAGGCTTGCTTTGAACCATAGAGAGCCTTGTCGAGCTTGAGCACATAGTCAGTCAGCACATAAAATCTTCAGGTTGCTTAGAGAATGTGACAATCCAGATGTGCTCTTCGTAGCTACCAGGAGTCCAATATAGTGAGCATCAACATGTCCACTCAGATCAACATTATCTTTTAAGAAACAACAGAGGACCAGGTCCTGAGTTCCTTCTTGATTGTAGCCTTGAACTGCCAGTTAGCATCCTCAATGTGTTCTTAAGGATTCAAGGGACCAGGATCTCCTAAACGTGATTTATTATTGACATCTACTGAGGCATGACTTTTGCTTCTTTGTTCATCCTCATGAGTGTCTGGTGCAGCATCAACTACCTGATGTTCAACTTTTATTTGAATAATGGAGAAACCATGATCTTTGGCTTTGCATTACACAGTTCACTTAGAGTGAGTACCTTTTAGCAACTTTCTTAGGACAAGCCGCCCTTCACTCTCTTTATTTGGACCATTTCTTCCACTGACGACATTATTGTTTACAGATTTAAGATCAGTTGAGTAGCCATTTGTGGAAGAATTTGAATCTTGCTCAATTTGCCTTCCTTTGGTTAACACTCACTGATGCACTTGTAACTCAATTCTTTTAGCATAGGTGTACAATCTATCAAGGAGAGTGCTTTGCACTTTTGCTCATATGAAGAATGAATCATCTTCTTCATGTTACACACTAGCACACTCATGTGTTTTAAGGCTTTGAGTGAGAGATTAACTATTTCTCCAGTTATATGCTAAGAACTGTCAACATCTTAATCATGTTCACTGCCTTCTTGTTACGACCCGACtagaggccatgacgggtacccggggctgaccaccgagcaccactaaTAATActactcatcatactcatcctgcgttcattcattattctcatgcttttaatcataggaaaacccaTTTTCACtatgaaacatatttaccttcatatacataagcccttcggctatcaaaacaatatatatacactgaggaaatcgtgagaccatactacccacacatacgtatctacgagcctctactagattACTAGAcgtctggacgggacaggaccccgtcgtgcccaaaacatatatatacacaaattaataaatcaatggcacctccggaacaatggagtgatctcaaagtctgctgatagctcctacgaatctggatcacctccctgtctacctgtgggcatgaacacaacgtccaaagaaaagatGTCGCATACGAGCATTGCCGaaagagtatgtaaggcatgaataaaatgaacataataaagAAGTCATGAAACATACGGTGAAGATATGACTCGCTTATCTTTTAAGAGTAAATGCTTtttaacatatcacatatatcatcatgtcatatatatcatcCTCATTAACCGCGTCCAGGGGTACcttcatacgccgcccactagtggtgatcatgtcggctttctaggcacggtgtactCGTAAGCgacccgcattagcggtgacatgtccggccgtTGGGGCACGGTGGAACACAATACGATCCCGCcttagtggtgacatgtccggccatcaaggcacggtggaatcgtgtCATCATGAattcatcataacttatcatcatcatacattcgtCATAGAATATGCATTAGAGCTTAAAGAcaatctataactatatcggggtgacataaggtcgagaacccccgattacattatggagtgatcatatttgtcatatctcaccttgaaggaactaacattttaaggtgagtgtacacaatgaacaacatcaatggatcatactttggatcattaacttcatggacatcatatcttGCTTTAGAATTCcttagacttaaactcatcatcatcattatcatgctcgtaacgtatctcttttctttatcttatgaaaaGCTCTTTGTAAGCatggactcataatttccgatatgtaggaaaatcatggaaagataggaggattcatgccataggagtcatgccttagaaagaagggactagccttacatacctttttgtttagctactctatcgcttgaacggTCTCctccaatgctcacgtttctaccttcaagagagttcgtattaacattagctaatcgatcacatgaacatgcttaactaaagctagagaaaattgggcagcatttcctttgtttatacaacttcctccatatcatatatcaactcccaaacatctataatagcattcacaatatcatagcaATAATCTCCATTCACCTATATTGTCCACATTttccaatttcacttcaaatcatccataaccatggtcatagtacactattacattcactcatatatgatgtttatcccatgtccttaatgtcatttataacataattataatcacaacatagcaagaatcatgactcatttcaAGTTACTACTCAAGcaactattcttacattcatgacccattttctatctccttctacaatccaagtctttcaacctctcaatactttaaacaacatggaatgatcataaaacttaccttttatagtgtgggaatgagctttgagtactggaaatacttcacttgagcaaaaccctagttccacttccaatgaGATTCCTTGTCTTAaatgaaccctaatgagtttcttgcacttgattctcttggtttgataaagttgatcatgaatttctcttgagttcttgtggaagaagtgtggagagttttctagagagttcttgaagtgtggagtgagaaatgaatgaattaaatgaggttggggtcccttatattaatcttAAAATCTATCCCGACTCAGTTTCATGGaccaacatatggtccgtatactttatacggaccgtatgtatggccgtacctttggtccagtgaaggtccCCATTCTGGGCAGAATATATGGCCTAACATATGGCCGGTATATTTTATATGGtcagtatgttggaccgtataatgcccagctttccgaaactcgttctcgtcgacttgtttgatctccaatccttatggaaccttcttaacacttgtttaacacctcattaacaatctaagggacgttataactcttctttaagacaccATCAACTTGGTACTTTGtgaatcctttccgatacaccacgtatacctcgcctttcttgacgaactttcttctcttacctcgaatgtctctgaaatatcaattagaaccattaattactatttcttacttattaaaacatcgtatacttcgttcccttcgttagtctattcactgtacatcaacaggaaatttttcgaggtgtaacattcttccccccttttagaacattcgtcctcgaatgttaagcgcTCGGGAatgctacgaaaattttgcaagagtttcccttgtagtatggcactaccatcctctcacaacagcccataataacaatgcctcacagggccgcAACATCATAGCAATAAAGTTtagccacacacgacccaaatgcataaaaagaaaaacatacatgcctcataatcttgatgtctcatcttggatctcttccgcgggttgaaataagtgcgggtacttggacttcatattttcttccgcttcccaagtcatctcttctcggttgt from the Lycium ferocissimum isolate CSIRO_LF1 chromosome 11, AGI_CSIRO_Lferr_CH_V1, whole genome shotgun sequence genome contains:
- the LOC132035897 gene encoding probable inactive ATP-dependent zinc metalloprotease FTSHI 3, chloroplastic; translated protein: MASFPLVSNDRLLITHKKWKPHIGCNSESLSSFKHQSCSLTNSCFTSNFVPLLGLSNSRYKKWKPHNGNFESLRCFKNQSCSVRFCKYKKWMVHFGNCDPFRRLKNQSCSLSNSCFTSSSYVPLLGLKYRFVKSQIRSLVNEKGDIETHSNKTERNDIRRKFSLRLRPRLVLLSRRLKRVSVKSMLNDFGKFLRKNTRRVTLSTSISVVLGLCYLFLRLTATTSPKVVPYSDLITNLQGGTVTKVQFEEGTRRIYYNTNLWNLKNVQTGEDNESTAVIEENKDIDSNKGGRNVFSKISKAKGSSSAPLWEFSTRKIDHDEGYLLSLMREKGTAYGSAPQSALMSMRSLLITMLSLWIPLTPIMWLLYRQLSAANSPAKKRKPSNQVVGFNDVEGVDGAKVELMEIVLCLQGAINFSKLGAKLPRGVLLVGPPGTGKTLLARAVAGEAGVPFFSVSASEFVEMFVGRGAARIRDLFSVARKNAPSIIFIDELDAVGGRRGRSFNDERDQTLNQLLTEMDGFDSDLSIIVVAATNRPEALDPALCRPGRFSRKILVGEPDEDGRRKILAVHLRGVPLEEDLDLVCNLVASLTQGLVGADLANIVNEAALLAARRGADCVSREDIMEAIERAKFGINDKQYNQSTIGKELEKLFPWVPSFMRRNSTRSDSIQGPLGYQTLS